One genomic region from SAR92 clade bacterium H455 encodes:
- the fliN gene encoding flagellar motor switch protein FliN, translated as MAENNSDALADDVLSTDLDDLKNKINADVLQNIPVTISVEVGRTSLKIRDLMRLTQGSVVELDRLAGEPLDLLVNNTLVAQGEVVLVNERYGVRLTSVIPTADRVKNL; from the coding sequence ATGGCCGAAAATAATTCAGATGCTTTAGCTGACGATGTATTATCCACAGACTTGGACGACTTGAAAAATAAAATTAATGCAGATGTTCTGCAAAATATTCCCGTTACCATCTCTGTTGAAGTGGGTCGCACCTCGTTAAAAATTCGCGATCTGATGCGGCTTACTCAGGGCAGTGTTGTTGAGCTCGACCGCCTCGCTGGTGAGCCTCTGGACCTGTTGGTCAACAATACGTTGGTTGCCCAGGGTGAAGTGGTTTTGGTTAACGAGCGCTATGGCGTGCGTCTGACCAGTGTCATACCCACCGCTGATCGCGTTAAGAACCTATAG
- a CDS encoding flagellar biosynthetic protein FliO — MGEVGWNEWLSMMSSLAVVLVLLGATLFGLKKMGLSRTKDATKNLNVSEVHNLGPRQKLIVITINNEQVLLGVTPQAINRLGNWPEQEAVDDLNQSIDINQLEPDFESPSDSPGKFQQLMSQVAKRTAERKKH, encoded by the coding sequence ATGGGTGAGGTTGGCTGGAATGAGTGGTTGTCGATGATGTCATCCTTAGCGGTGGTTTTAGTGCTGCTCGGCGCGACCTTATTTGGGCTTAAAAAAATGGGCCTCAGCAGGACCAAAGACGCCACTAAAAATCTCAATGTGAGTGAAGTGCACAACTTGGGTCCACGGCAAAAACTGATTGTTATAACCATTAACAATGAGCAAGTACTACTCGGCGTTACTCCCCAGGCGATCAACCGGCTTGGCAACTGGCCCGAGCAAGAGGCTGTGGATGATCTAAACCAATCAATTGACATTAATCAGCTAGAGCCAGATTTTGAAAGCCCATCGGACAGTCCAGGTAAGTTTCAGCAGTTAATG